TCCGCCAAGTCGTCGGCCAGCTCGCGGGCGAATTCGGCGGCGTCCTCGACCGCCCCGTCGTCGACGGCCGTCGAGGTGCCCGCCTCGAAGGCGTCGGTCGCGCGGTCGCCCAGCGGGTCGTCCTCGACGCCGTCGAACCCGCGGGTCATCTTCATCCCGTCGTCCGTGCCCGACTCGGTGTCGTCCGCCCGCGGGGCGGTCCCGCCGTCCGTCGCGGCGCTCTCGGCGGGCTCGGCGTCGTCGCCGAAGGCGTCGCCCATCCCGCCGAACATCTCGCCGTCGTCGGTCGGTGCGTCCGCGGTTGCGTCGGCGTCCGCGTCGGCCGCGTCGACGACCTCGGCGTTTTCCGTGGCCTCCTCAGCCTCGGGGCCGCCCTCCCAGGCTTCGGCGCGGGCGGCTTCGTCGCCCGGCCAGGTCATCGTCGAGTCGTCGTACCCGTCGTCCTCGCGGGCGGTCTCATCGGGCAGCGGCGGCTCGTCGCCGTCGGAGTCGAGCGCTTCCGAGCCGTCGGCCCACTCGTCGGCGTCGTCGAACGACGACTGGTCGCCGTTCGCGGCCGCGCGGCGGTCGCGCATCCGCGCCTGCTCGGTGCGGCCCGGATTCGCCCCCTTGACGTGGTCGACTAAGGCCTGCGTGAACTGGTCGGCCATCCGCTGCATGTCCCGCGCGTCCTGCAGCTCCGCTTCGAGCTCGGCGATCCGCGAGTTCTTCTCGTCGAGCTCCTCGCGCAGTTCGGCGATGCGGTCCTCGGTCTGTTCTTTCTCCTCGCTGATCTCCGCGAGTTCGGAGACCAGATCGTCGCTGACGGACTTGAGATCGGGGCGCTCGAAGTCGTCGAGGCCGGGCGTGGCGCCGGCGTCGAACGTCTGCTTGCGGCGGAACTGCACCCGCTGGATCTCCTCGGCCCAGTCGTTCATCATGAACGCCTCGCCGTCGTCCAGGTCCTCGACCGCGGAGGCGTAGTCGCCGTCGAGCACCCGTTTGACGACTTTCGTGTCGTTGTTCCAGGTGAGCCGGTGCCAGACGAGCCAGTCGCACTGGGTGATGAAGTCCTTCTTCACGTCGGCGGGGCGCTGGCTGATGCCGACGATGCCCAGGCCGTGCTTGCGGCCGCGCTTGGAGATCTTGATGAGCATCTTGCCGCACTCGCCGACGCTGCCCTTCTGTGGGATCCACTCGTGGACCTCCTCGACGAGCATGAGGAAGGGCTGTTTGAGCTTCTTGGCCTTCGCGAAGAGGCGCTTCGATACCTCCGTCAGGAGGTCTGCGGCCTCGTCCTCGTCGAGGAACGACGACACGTCGAGGATGATGGGGACGTTCTGTTCCAGCGCGAGGGTGGCGATCTTCTCGGCGTGCTCGACGGTGACCTGGATGTCGCACTCGTCGTCGGCGCCGGCGTGGAGGATCTCGTACTCCTCCTTGAGGCCGTAGTACTCGCCGTCGATGTCGACGATGAGCATGCCGAAGCCGTTGTCGAGCAGCTTCTCGACGACGACGCTGGCCGTGTTGGACTTGCCCGAGCCGGACTTGCCGGTGACGAACCCGCGCCCGGTCAGCAACTCGACGACCGGGAGGTCGACGGCTCGGCCCGGCTCGCCCGACCCGCACGGTCCGTCGCTCACGTCCGCGACGGTGATCGACTCTGTCTCTGCCATTACCGATCGGAACCCGCGGCCGAGCCATAAGCCCCCGTCAGACGGAGGTCTGACGCCGCGAACCGAACCGTTCGCTCGCCGTTCCCGGGCGCTGTCGGTCGCGGGCACCGTCGAGATGGTCAATACATTTACCAGCGGAGCCCGAATCGGGGGTAGAGTGGTGGCGACCGATGGAGTGGACGGGACCGTGACGCGCTACGAGACCCACGTCGAGGAGGGGACCGTCTACGTCGGCGGTCCCGACGGGCCGCTGGAGGTCGGCCCGCTCGACGCGGTGCTCGACGCGGTGGGCGGCCCCTCGTGGACGATCAGCTACTCGCCCGCCGAGCGCGAGCGCCACCCCGAGATGGACACCTCCGACGCCGGCCTCACCGTCGACGTGGTCGACATGATGCACACCATGACCTTCGGCGAGCGCTTCGTCGAGACGATGGCCGCCCACCCCGTCGAGCCCCCCGAGAACGACGAGCTGTCCCCGCGGATGGGGCTGTTCGTCGGCAAGCTGCTGGACAACCTGGAGAACGGCGTGGACTGACTCGGCCGGCGTGGTCCGCCGGCGTCGGCGACGAGGATTTCCGCACGCGCCGGCTAGGACCGTCCGATGGACCGCAACCGGGGCGGCGATACTGTCCGGGCGCCCGGATCGACCGCGCTCGCCAGCCGGAGCGCCGTCGCGGGCGTTCTCGTCGTTCTGGTCCTCGCCGTCGCCGCGGCGGTCGGACTGGGGGTCGTCGCACTCGACGGCGGACCGGGTCCCGCGGTCGACGCGCCGAACGGGACCGCGACCGACGGCGGGTCCGCGGACGCGCACGCGACCGACCGGGAGGGGACGGTCGTCGGCGGTTCGGACCCGGTCGCGCTGACCGACGACGGCGGCTCGTCCGCGACCGACGAGAGCGTGACCGCCGCCAGAGAGATCGACGTGGCCCGGATCGAGCGGGCGATCCACGAGCGGGTCAACGAGATCCGCCGCGATCGGGACCTCCCGACGCTGGCCGCTGACGAGGACCTGACGGAGATCGCCACTTACTACAGCCGCCGGATGGCCGACAAGGAGTTCTTCTCGCACACCGGACCCGGCGGACAGACCCTGCTCGACCGCTACGACCGCTTCGGCTACGACTGCCGGGTCGACACCGGCGGACAGCGGTACGTGACCGGCGGCGAGAACCTCGCGTACACCTACGCCTACACCCCGGTGCGGACCGAGGGCGGCGTCGTCAGCTACGACGGCAACGAGACCGAAATCGCCCGCGGTATCGTCGAGGGGTGGATGAACTCCTCCGGACACCGGCGGAACCTCCTGCGACCCTACTGGAACCGCGAGGGGATCGGCGTCGTCCTCGACCCCGAGGACGGTCGGACACAGGTGATCGCCACGCAGAACTTCTGTTGACGGTCGACGCCGGCTCGCCGGGGCGCGGGCCGGTCGCTCAGTCGTCGGCTCGCCGGGCCAGTACGAGCCCGGTTATCGACCCGACCGCGGCGATGCCGGCGAGGGTGAGAAACAGCGCGGTCGCGTCCGCGACGGCGAGGATCCCGCCGGCGATGGTGCCGCCGAGCGCGCCGACGCCGAACACGCCGAGGTAGGTGAACCCGTAGGAGAGCCCGCGCGTGCCCGACGGCGTGTACTCGGCGACGGTCGCCTGGTACATCGGCTGGACGACGAACAGGAAGGCCCCGAGCAGCGCGCCCAGGGCCATCAGCGGGGCGAGTCCCGCCTCGGAGACGGGGACGAACAGGAGCGCGAGGACCGCGAGCACGCCGAACGACCCCGCCAGTCCGTACTCGACGGGGATCCGGTCGGTGAGCTTCCCGCCGGCGTACTGGCCGAGGACGCCGACCAGCAGCAGGCCCGAGTAGAAGTAGTCCTGCGGTTTCAGGGTCTGTCCGCTCCCCGACTCGACGCCGAGCGTCGACCGCATCGACTCGGGCAGGAGCGTGTCGACTGGGATCGGCTCGAACCCGGGCAGGCTCCGCAGTAGCTCCGGCAGGAAGGTGAGGACGCCGCGGTAGTACAGCCCCGAGCACATCACGACGACGAACACGAGCGCGAACCCACTCACCAGAAGGCGGCGCGACTCCGTGAGGAACTCGCTCAGGTCGTCGACGCCGCTGGACGCTTTCGAGCCGCCGCCGTCGGTCGCGGCACCGCTGTCGGCCACCGCCGCGGTCTCGTCGAAGTCCGCGCGGGCGGCGTAGACGGCGGCGAGGACGGCTGGTGCGCCCAGCACGAGCGCGACGGTGCGCCACTCGACGAACAGCAGCATGACCGCGGCCGCGAGCGGTCCGAGGCCGATGCCGAGGTTGCCGGCCATGCCGTGGTAGGCGAGTCCGGTGCCGCGTTCCTCGACGCCCTTGCTGATGAGCGAGAGGCCCGCCGGGTGGTAGACGCTGGCGGCGATCCCCCACAGGACCAGCGCGAGCGCGACGACCACCATGTTCGGTGCGAGGCCGAGCAGGACGTAGGACAGTCCCATCCCGAGCAGGCAGGCGCTGATGAGCCGCCGCGACCCGATCCGGTCGACGAGGACCCCGCCGGGGAGCGCGCCGACGCCGAACAGCCCGTACCCGAGCGTGACGACCACGCCGACGGTCGCCGTCGTCACGTCGACACTGGCGACGCCGAGCGGAATGGTGTCGAACTCGGTGAGCCAGACGACGACGAACAGCGGGACCGTCATCTCGTAGGTGTGGACCGCCGCGTGGGCCAGCGACGCGATCCCCGTGATCGCCCTGTCGTTACCGTTCACTGGACGCCCGTACCGCGGCGACCGTCTTTACCCCGACGATAGCGGAACCCGACGCGCGCCCGCGGCGACCGTGTCATCGTACCCGTCACTCCGTCCCGACGACCTCGTTGCGCAAGGTCCCGACGCCCTCGTAGGTGATCTCGACGGTCTCGCCCGGTTCGACGGTGCCCGGATTCGCCGGGCTCCCGAACGCGATGCAGTCGCCGGGGCGGAAGGTGAACCGCCGGGAGAGGAACGAAACGACCTCGTAGGGGTCGAACAGCATCAGCTCGGTGTTGGCGTCCTGGCGCCGCTCGCCGCCCACGGTGGTCTCGATGTCCAGCCCCGTCGGGTCCACGTCCGTCTCGATCCACGGCCCCAGCGGCGCCGAGGTGTCGAAGGCCTTCCGCGCGGTACGACCCTGCTGGTCGAGCGCGTCCACGTCGTTCATAATCGTGTAGCCGCGGACGACTTCGGGCACCTCCTCCGGCGCCACGTCGCGACAGCGCTCGTCGACGACGGCGACGAGTTCGCCGGCGTACGTGAGTTCGTCGGTCCACTCGGGGTAGCGCACCGGCTCGTCGGGCC
The window above is part of the Halosimplex rubrum genome. Proteins encoded here:
- a CDS encoding fumarylacetoacetate hydrolase family protein; this translates as MRLARLQTPEGVVEGRYEDGTVVTDDGEYAVGRDGELTYPCSPSALYCVGRNYAATLDQMDYERPDEPDFFVKPPAALVGPDEPVRYPEWTDELTYAGELVAVVDERCRDVAPEEVPEVVRGYTIMNDVDALDQQGRTARKAFDTSAPLGPWIETDVDPTGLDIETTVGGERRQDANTELMLFDPYEVVSFLSRRFTFRPGDCIAFGSPANPGTVEPGETVEITYEGVGTLRNEVVGTE
- a CDS encoding MFS transporter; the protein is MNGNDRAITGIASLAHAAVHTYEMTVPLFVVVWLTEFDTIPLGVASVDVTTATVGVVVTLGYGLFGVGALPGGVLVDRIGSRRLISACLLGMGLSYVLLGLAPNMVVVALALVLWGIAASVYHPAGLSLISKGVEERGTGLAYHGMAGNLGIGLGPLAAAVMLLFVEWRTVALVLGAPAVLAAVYAARADFDETAAVADSGAATDGGGSKASSGVDDLSEFLTESRRLLVSGFALVFVVVMCSGLYYRGVLTFLPELLRSLPGFEPIPVDTLLPESMRSTLGVESGSGQTLKPQDYFYSGLLLVGVLGQYAGGKLTDRIPVEYGLAGSFGVLAVLALLFVPVSEAGLAPLMALGALLGAFLFVVQPMYQATVAEYTPSGTRGLSYGFTYLGVFGVGALGGTIAGGILAVADATALFLTLAGIAAVGSITGLVLARRADD
- a CDS encoding CAP domain-containing protein yields the protein MDRNRGGDTVRAPGSTALASRSAVAGVLVVLVLAVAAAVGLGVVALDGGPGPAVDAPNGTATDGGSADAHATDREGTVVGGSDPVALTDDGGSSATDESVTAAREIDVARIERAIHERVNEIRRDRDLPTLAADEDLTEIATYYSRRMADKEFFSHTGPGGQTLLDRYDRFGYDCRVDTGGQRYVTGGENLAYTYAYTPVRTEGGVVSYDGNETEIARGIVEGWMNSSGHRRNLLRPYWNREGIGVVLDPEDGRTQVIATQNFC
- a CDS encoding helicase HerA domain-containing protein, producing the protein MAETESITVADVSDGPCGSGEPGRAVDLPVVELLTGRGFVTGKSGSGKSNTASVVVEKLLDNGFGMLIVDIDGEYYGLKEEYEILHAGADDECDIQVTVEHAEKIATLALEQNVPIILDVSSFLDEDEAADLLTEVSKRLFAKAKKLKQPFLMLVEEVHEWIPQKGSVGECGKMLIKISKRGRKHGLGIVGISQRPADVKKDFITQCDWLVWHRLTWNNDTKVVKRVLDGDYASAVEDLDDGEAFMMNDWAEEIQRVQFRRKQTFDAGATPGLDDFERPDLKSVSDDLVSELAEISEEKEQTEDRIAELREELDEKNSRIAELEAELQDARDMQRMADQFTQALVDHVKGANPGRTEQARMRDRRAAANGDQSSFDDADEWADGSEALDSDGDEPPLPDETAREDDGYDDSTMTWPGDEAARAEAWEGGPEAEEATENAEVVDAADADADATADAPTDDGEMFGGMGDAFGDDAEPAESAATDGGTAPRADDTESGTDDGMKMTRGFDGVEDDPLGDRATDAFEAGTSTAVDDGAVEDAAEFARELADDLADLDAETRQMLRYYRDHGPGTATDALFAAGGSDDRTEAYARNRRLRVHGLVEHVGRGRYDYRVPALLRERTDRDAVDSFVQQVERALDGDALEAPPTADEDAADVPAEDAPAEDAPTEDATANEATDSTPDDAAGDSDTPDDDPDDYLSVAADNDEVELLD